In Aeromicrobium wangtongii, the DNA window GCAGCCGGGCGTTCTCCAGGACGTCGTGCTCGGCGGCCGAGGCGCGTCCGGTGATCAGGCCGATGCCGCGGGGCAGCAGCGGCAGGGTCCTCTTCAGGCGCGGGTCGAACAGGCCTTCGGCGGCCAGCAGCTGCTTGCGCCGCTCCAGCCGGGCGAGCAGCTCGCCCTCGCCCTGGGGTCGGATCTCCCGCAGGTCGAGGGCGAGGCTGCCCCGGGGCGCGTAGAACGTCGCCTTGGCGTGGACGACGACCCGCGAGCCCTCCGTGACCGGCGCAGGCGAGGCGTCGAGCACCGCGGAACGGCAGGTGGCCTCGATCGAGATCTTGGCCCGCAGGTCACGCAACGTCAGGAAGCAGATGCCCTGACGGCGGGTGAGCTGGGCGATCTCGGCCTCGACCCAGACCGCCCCCAGACGCCCGATGTATCCGTCCAGCAGCTGGGAGATCTGGCGCAGCGGGGCAGGAGTGTCCGCGCTGGTGTCGAGGGCCATGCGCCCACACTAGGACGTCGTGACGCCTCAGCGGGCGGTGGCCGTCGCCATCTTGGCGGTCGCGGTCGAGATCTTCGTGGCGACGTTGCCGGCGGGCCGGCGAACCACGTAGCCGCTGGACCAGATGCTGTGCTTGCCCACGGGGACGCCCGTGCGCTGCGCCTCCCACATCTTGCCGCCGCCGGCGTAGATCGCCGAGTGGTACGCCGTCTTGCCGCGCATGAAGATCATGATGTCGCCGGGCTTCTTCTTGCTCTTGGGCACGCTCTTGCCGGCGGACAGCTGGGCACCGGAGGTGCGGCCGATCTTCTTGCCGGCCTTCTTGTAGACGTACTGGACGTAGCCGGAGCAGTCGAACGAGCGCGGGCCGGCGCCGCCGTAGCGGTAGGCCTTGCCCTTGAGCTTCTTGGCGTGCTTGAGGACCGCGTGCGCGCGGCTGTCGTGCTTGTACTTGACCTTGACGGTGGCGGTGTTGGTGTTGGTGCCGGCGAGTGCGGGACCGGACAGGCCGGTCAGGACGATGGCGACGCCCAGGAAAAGGCTCGCGAGGGCGCGTGAACGCATGCGCATAAGAGGTTCCTTCGTGCACGCCTGTGAAAGATGACCTGTCGGGTTCAGGCGCGAAGGTTGCCTGTCGGTCGGGACCGATTAACCCCAAGGCTCCGCGGGGGAGCCGCCGTGCTGGGTCTTCCATGCCCGTCGCTGGTGAATCGATGAACTGCGGACGTGACGGGCCTCGGCGCGTACGCAGGGTGGCCCGGGGGGAGCCAACGTCGGCCCACGTTACAACGCTGCCCCCGCCATCGCTCGTCGGGATGGTGTGATAAGAATCGCCCGGAACCCTTGGAATGGCAGGGGACAGCCTCTCAGGAATGATCGGGACAGGGCGTCATGGCGCATCGCCTAGGATGGGAGCCATGTCTTCACAGGTCACTCTCGGCATGCCCAGCGTCGGCGGCAGCGTGCTGCTCGCGGACCCGCGCGGTTACTGCGCAGGCGTCGATCGAGCCGTCATCACCGTCGAGAAGGCGCTGGATCTGTACGGCGCGCCGGTCTACGTGCGCAAGCAGATCGTGCACAACAAGCACGTGGTCAACAACCTGGCCGCCCGCGGCGCGATCTTCGTCGAGGAGCTCGACGAGGTGCCCGAGGGAGCCACGGTCGTCTTCTCGGCGCACGGTGTCTCGCCCATGGTCCATTCCGAGGCGGCCGAGCGTCAGCTCAAGACCATCGACGCCACCTGCCCGCTGGTCACCAAGGTGCACCACGAGGCCCGTCGGTTCGCGAGCGATGGCTACCGGATCCTGCTGATCGGCCACGAGGGGCACGAGGAGGTCGAGGGCACCGCCGGCGAGGCCCCCGACCACATCACGCTGGTCCAGACCCCCGACGACGTCGATGACCTGGAGTTCCCCGAGGGAACGCGCCTGTCGTGGCTGTCGCAGACGACGCTGAGCGTCGACGAGACGATGGAGACGGTGCGCCGGCTGCGCGAGAAGTTCCCGCAGCTGGAGGATCCGCCCAGCGACGACATCTGCTACGCCACGCAGAACCGCCAGGTGGCGGTCAAGGAGATCGCCAAGGACGCCGATCTGGTGATCGTGGTCGGTTCGGCGAACTCCTCGAACTCGGTGCGCCTCGTCGAGGTCGCACTCGAGGCCGGCGCCAAGGCGTCCTACCGCATCGACGACGTCTCCGAGTTCGACGAGGCCTGGCTGGAGGGCGTCGAGCGCGTGGGCGTCAGCTCGGGCGCCTCGGTGCCGGACAACCTGGTGCAGGACGTGCTGGCCTACCTCAGCGCCCACGGGCACCCCGACGCCGATGCCGTCCGCACCGCCGACGAGAGCCTCATCTTCGCGCTGCCGCCCGAGCTGCGCCGCGACATGAAGGCCGCCGGCATCCCGTTCAGCTGATCGGCCCCCGCCGGACGAGCCGGACCGAGGATGAGGGTTTGCGGTAGCCCTGGCTGCCGCAAACCCTCATCTTCAGTCCCTGACGACCCGCGCGCTGCCTCCGCCGCGCCGCTTCGGCTCGGCCACGGCCGTGAGCCGGCCGTTCTTGCCGACCTCGATCGTGGCCGCCGCGCCGATCTCAGCGGCGGATGTGAGCTTGTCGCCCGACGGGGTGAGCTGCTGGCCGAACGGCGCCAGCAGCTTCTGGTACTTCGCGATGAACGCCGGCTCGGCCGGCGTCACGGCGGTGTTGCGCTGCGAGGCACGGGGCGCCGCCACGGCCTGCGGCAAGGACATGCCCAGGTCGATCCGGTTCATCAGGATCTGCAGCACCGTCGTGATGATCGTGGCGCCGCCGGGGGAGCCCACGACGTACTTGACCTTGCCGTCCTCGAGCACGATTGTCGGCGCCATCGACGAGCGCGGACGCTTTCCCGGGATGATCCGGTTGGGATCGGCGGGATCGTAGACGGCCGTGAAGTCGGTCAGCTCGTTGTTGAGCAGGAAGCCACGGCGCGGGACCGTCATCCCCGAGCCGCCGGTCTGCTCGATCGTCAGGGTGTACGCCGCGGCGTTGCCCCACTTGTCGACGACCGACAGGTGCGTCGTGGACACGTTCTCGGTGTCCGCCTTCTCCTGGTGGGCGACGGTGCCGCAGGTGCGGCCGTTCAGCGTGCCCGCGGGCACGGGCCGCGTCGATGCGGCCCGGGCGTCGATCGTGCACCGGCGCGAGTTCGCGAACTTCTGGCTCAGCAGCCGGTCGGTCGGCACCTTGACGTACTTGGCGTCGCCCACGTACTTGGCCCGGTCGGCGAAGGCGCGGGCCGAGGCCTCCAGGTACAGGTGCAGGCTGCGGCCGAGACGCTTGCCGCTGCCGAGCTTGTACGTCTCCAGGATGTTGAGCGCCTCGCCGACCGAGATGCCGCCTGAGGACGACGGCGCCATGCCGTAGACGTCCAGGCCGCGATAGCGGATCTTGGTGGGCTTCTGGTTGCGGACGCGGTACCGCGCCAGGTCCTTGGCCGTCATCGAGCCGGCCGGCGCGGGCAGGGCCGAGGCCGGGTCCTTGCGCGGCGACTGCACGACGGAGGCGATCTCCTTGGCCAGGGCGCCGCGGTAGAACGCATTCGGTCCTCGGTCCGCGATCGACGTCAGGGTGCGGGCCAGGTCAGGATTGCGGAACCGGGTGCCGACGCGCGGGGCGTCCCCGCCGGGCAGGAACAGCTTGGCGGTGTCCGGGAAGGCCCTGAAGCGGTCCGCATTGTCGAGCGTCTGGTTGCGGAACGTCTTGTCGAC includes these proteins:
- a CDS encoding C40 family peptidase codes for the protein MRMRSRALASLFLGVAIVLTGLSGPALAGTNTNTATVKVKYKHDSRAHAVLKHAKKLKGKAYRYGGAGPRSFDCSGYVQYVYKKAGKKIGRTSGAQLSAGKSVPKSKKKPGDIMIFMRGKTAYHSAIYAGGGKMWEAQRTGVPVGKHSIWSSGYVVRRPAGNVATKISTATAKMATATAR
- a CDS encoding 4-hydroxy-3-methylbut-2-enyl diphosphate reductase, translated to MSSQVTLGMPSVGGSVLLADPRGYCAGVDRAVITVEKALDLYGAPVYVRKQIVHNKHVVNNLAARGAIFVEELDEVPEGATVVFSAHGVSPMVHSEAAERQLKTIDATCPLVTKVHHEARRFASDGYRILLIGHEGHEEVEGTAGEAPDHITLVQTPDDVDDLEFPEGTRLSWLSQTTLSVDETMETVRRLREKFPQLEDPPSDDICYATQNRQVAVKEIAKDADLVIVVGSANSSNSVRLVEVALEAGAKASYRIDDVSEFDEAWLEGVERVGVSSGASVPDNLVQDVLAYLSAHGHPDADAVRTADESLIFALPPELRRDMKAAGIPFS
- the ggt gene encoding gamma-glutamyltransferase, coding for MIEPVVHIRSPRRRARRLVAVTSATAVAAAVLVAAPPSASAAGSSKSTARGTGGAVASVDANVSKIGRDVLKRGGNAADAAVAMASALGVAEPYSAGIGGGGYFVYFDAKTKKVSTIDGRETAPAGIGRNAFIDPATGKPYPFTPQLVSSGVAVGVPGTVATWDTALKRFGTRSLKQSLAPSIKLAKQGFKVDKTFRNQTLDNADRFRAFPDTAKLFLPGGDAPRVGTRFRNPDLARTLTSIADRGPNAFYRGALAKEIASVVQSPRKDPASALPAPAGSMTAKDLARYRVRNQKPTKIRYRGLDVYGMAPSSSGGISVGEALNILETYKLGSGKRLGRSLHLYLEASARAFADRAKYVGDAKYVKVPTDRLLSQKFANSRRCTIDARAASTRPVPAGTLNGRTCGTVAHQEKADTENVSTTHLSVVDKWGNAAAYTLTIEQTGGSGMTVPRRGFLLNNELTDFTAVYDPADPNRIIPGKRPRSSMAPTIVLEDGKVKYVVGSPGGATIITTVLQILMNRIDLGMSLPQAVAAPRASQRNTAVTPAEPAFIAKYQKLLAPFGQQLTPSGDKLTSAAEIGAAATIEVGKNGRLTAVAEPKRRGGGSARVVRD